One stretch of Microvirga lotononidis DNA includes these proteins:
- a CDS encoding P-loop NTPase family protein, which yields MREVPKQLAFDLPLDPRFGAEDFLVSPSNEQAYGLIESWPDWPDTILLLVGPRGSGKSHLASIWATNARAWTIDASGITQDKVPHLISNGALAIEDMDRGERDEAALFHLLNLARERKASLLITCETPPDRWSLRTPDLLSRLRLAPSVSLDAPDDALLKAVLVKLFVDRQLVVDTSVVDYIALRIERSLAKASELVALLDREALSRGRRVSRAIAAEILGAAQETDESE from the coding sequence ATGCGTGAGGTGCCCAAGCAGCTCGCCTTCGACTTGCCCCTCGATCCCCGTTTCGGCGCCGAAGATTTCCTCGTCAGCCCGTCGAACGAGCAGGCTTACGGCCTCATCGAGAGCTGGCCCGACTGGCCTGACACGATCCTGCTCCTCGTCGGCCCCCGTGGCAGCGGCAAGAGCCACCTCGCTTCGATCTGGGCGACGAATGCCCGCGCCTGGACCATCGATGCCTCCGGAATCACGCAGGACAAGGTTCCTCACCTCATATCCAACGGCGCGCTCGCCATCGAGGACATGGACCGGGGTGAGCGGGACGAGGCGGCCCTGTTCCATCTCCTGAATCTCGCGCGCGAGAGGAAGGCTTCGCTCCTGATCACCTGCGAGACGCCTCCCGACCGGTGGTCCCTGCGCACGCCGGATCTGCTGTCGCGCCTGCGCCTCGCCCCGAGCGTGTCGCTGGACGCGCCGGACGATGCGCTGCTCAAAGCCGTGCTGGTGAAGCTTTTCGTCGACAGGCAACTCGTGGTCGACACCTCCGTTGTCGATTATATTGCTCTGAGGATCGAACGCTCATTGGCGAAAGCCTCCGAACTCGTGGCGCTTCTCGATCGGGAAGCCCTGAGCCGGGGGCGCCGCGTGTCCCGGGCGATCGCGGCGGAGATTCTTGGTGCCGCACAGGAAACGGATGAGAGCGAGTGA
- a CDS encoding AI-2E family transporter, giving the protein MTVQRQIGFWIAALVAAVLLLFVLRGILLPFVAGFALAYLLDPLADRLQKVGIGRLGASLLILILFVFILIIALMILVPFAAQQVGAFVERLPGYVARLQELGAEQIGPLIRKLGIEDALPAAPPSVGNLISQGIAWITAFLQGLWSGGQALIGIFSLLVVTPVVAFYMLVDWDRMVRTVDSWMPMRHRDTIRAIARDIDRAIAGFVRGQALVCLILGTFYAVSLAIVGLNFGALIGMTAGLLSFIPYVGSLTGLILSVGVAIVQFWPDWTMIAATLGIFIFGQFVEGNILSPKLVGDSVGLHPVWLMFALVAFGALFGFVGLLLAVPLAAAMGVIARFALRQYLASPLYRGTEPMILKPKVGPEKVDLDA; this is encoded by the coding sequence ATGACGGTCCAACGGCAGATCGGATTTTGGATTGCGGCGCTGGTCGCCGCGGTTCTACTGCTGTTCGTCCTGCGCGGCATCCTCCTGCCGTTCGTTGCCGGCTTCGCTCTCGCCTACCTGCTCGATCCCCTCGCCGACCGGCTGCAGAAGGTCGGCATCGGGCGCCTCGGCGCGAGCCTCCTCATCCTGATTCTTTTCGTTTTCATCCTCATCATTGCCCTCATGATCCTGGTGCCGTTCGCGGCGCAGCAGGTGGGGGCGTTCGTGGAGCGGCTGCCCGGCTACGTGGCGAGGCTTCAGGAACTCGGGGCGGAGCAGATCGGTCCTCTGATCCGGAAGCTCGGAATCGAGGACGCGCTGCCTGCGGCGCCTCCTTCGGTGGGGAACCTCATCAGTCAGGGCATCGCCTGGATCACCGCCTTCCTGCAGGGCCTCTGGTCCGGCGGGCAGGCGCTCATCGGCATCTTCTCCCTGCTGGTGGTCACGCCGGTCGTCGCTTTCTACATGCTGGTCGACTGGGACCGCATGGTCAGAACAGTGGATTCCTGGATGCCCATGAGGCACCGGGACACGATCCGCGCCATCGCCCGCGATATCGACCGCGCCATTGCAGGGTTCGTCCGGGGCCAGGCCCTGGTCTGCCTCATCCTCGGCACGTTCTACGCGGTGAGCCTCGCCATCGTCGGGCTGAATTTCGGCGCCCTGATCGGGATGACGGCCGGGTTGTTGAGCTTCATCCCCTATGTGGGATCGCTCACGGGGCTCATCCTCTCGGTGGGGGTCGCCATCGTGCAGTTCTGGCCGGACTGGACCATGATCGCCGCGACGCTGGGCATCTTCATCTTCGGCCAGTTCGTGGAGGGCAACATCCTGTCGCCGAAGCTCGTGGGGGATTCCGTCGGCCTGCACCCGGTCTGGCTCATGTTCGCCCTTGTGGCGTTCGGCGCCCTCTTTGGATTCGTCGGGCTGCTGCTGGCCGTTCCCCTTGCCGCCGCCATGGGCGTCATCGCGCGCTTCGCCTTGCGGCAGTACTTGGCAAGCCCCCTCTATCGCGGCACGGAGCCGATGATCCTGAAACCCAAGGTCGGACCCGAGAAGGTCGATCTCGATGCGTGA
- a CDS encoding CDP-alcohol phosphatidyltransferase family protein yields the protein MTIPNIITIGRLIIVPIVIVMIMQQRWATAFALFVVAGISDAVDGFIARKFDMKSEFGAYIDPLADKSLLVSIYVTLAIVGAIPGWLAIVVVSRDAMIVAAVLLSWVMSRPVEIKPLIVSKLNTGAQLAFAAYALAANAFGVGLGGLEEIVMVLVATLTIASAGAYLVGWLRHMST from the coding sequence ATGACCATTCCGAACATCATCACCATCGGCCGCCTCATCATCGTGCCCATCGTGATCGTCATGATCATGCAGCAGCGGTGGGCCACGGCATTCGCGCTTTTCGTCGTGGCCGGGATATCCGATGCTGTCGACGGGTTCATCGCCCGCAAATTCGACATGAAGAGCGAGTTCGGGGCCTATATCGATCCCCTGGCCGACAAATCGCTCCTGGTCTCGATCTACGTAACCCTCGCCATCGTGGGGGCAATCCCCGGCTGGCTCGCCATCGTGGTGGTCTCGCGGGATGCCATGATCGTGGCGGCTGTGCTGTTGTCCTGGGTCATGAGCCGTCCAGTCGAGATCAAGCCGCTGATCGTCAGCAAGCTCAACACAGGGGCGCAGCTTGCCTTTGCCGCCTACGCGCTCGCCGCGAACGCCTTCGGCGTGGGACTCGGAGGGCTTGAGGAAATCGTCATGGTGCTGGTGGCGACCTTGACCATAGCCTCCGCCGGTGCCTATCTCGTGGGTTGGCTGCGCCACATGTCCACCTGA